The Pseudomonas nunensis genome includes the window AGGGTTGACGGCAGATTCTGGAAGTCTATAATTCGCCCCACTTCCGGCGCAGTCGAAACGGAAAACTCCTTGGTAAACAAAGAGTTACGCAGGTTTCGGCAGTGAGTTGCTTCAGTTCATCGAAGCACGAAAGGAGTTGAAAAAGAGGTGTTGACAGCAGCGAGTAACGCTGTAGAATTCGCCTCCCGCTAACGAGAGATCGAAAGCGCAAGTGGTTGAAGTTGCAGAGGAAACTTTGAAAACTTCTTAAAATAACCGCTTGACAGTAACTGGCGCTACTGTAGAATGCGCGCCTCGGTTGAGACGAAAGAATCAGCCCACCGCTCTTTAACAACTGAATCAAGCAATTCGTGTGGGTGCTTGTGGAGTCAGACTGATAGTCAACAAGATTATCAGCATCACAAGTTACTCCGCGAGAAATCAAAGATGTAACCAACGATTGCTGAGCCAAGTTTAGGGTTTCTTAAAAACCCAAAGATGTTTGAACTGAAGAGTTTGATCATGGCTCAGATTGAACGCTGGCGGCAGGCCTAACACATGCAAGTCGAGCGGCAGCACGGGTACTTGTGCCTGGTGGCGAGCGGCGGACGGGTGAGTAATGCCTAGGAATCTGCCTGGTAGTGGGGGATAACGCTCGGAAACGGACGCTAATACCGCATACGTCCTACGGGAGAAAGCAGGGGACCTTCGGGCCTTGCGCTATCAGATGAGCCTAGGTCGGATTAGCTAGTTGGTGAGGTAATGGCTCACCAAGGCGACGATCCGTAACTGGTCTGAGAGGATGATCAGTCACACTGGAACTGAGACACGGTCCAGACTCCTACGGGAGGCAGCAGTGGGGAATATTGGACAATGGGCGAAAGCCTGATCCAGCCATGCCGCGTGTGTGAAGAAGGTCTTCGGATTGTAAAGCACTTTAAGTTGGGAGGAAGGGCATTTACCTAATACGTAAGTGTTTTGACGTTACCGACAGAATAAGCACCGGCTAACTCTGTGCCAGCAGCCGCGGTAATACAGAGGGTGCAAGCGTTAATCGGAATTACTGGGCGTAAAGCGCGCGTAGGTGGTTTGTTAAGTTGGATGTGAAATCCCCGGGCTCAACCTGGGAACTGCATTCAAAACTGACAAGCTAGAGTATGGTAGAGGGTGGTGGAATTTCCTGTGTAGCGGTGAAATGCGTAGATATAGGAAGGAACACCAGTGGCGAAGGCGACCACCTGGACTGATACTGACACTGAGGTGCGAAAGCGTGGGGAGCAAACAGGATTAGATACCCTGGTAGTCCACGCCGTAAACGATGTCAACTAGCCGTTGGGAGCCTTGAGCTCTTAGTGGCGCAGCTAACGCATTAAGTTGACCGCCTGGGGAGTACGGCCGCAAGGTTAAAACTCAAATGAATTGACGGGGGCCCGCACAAGCGGTGGAGCATGTGGTTTAATTCGAAGCAACGCGAAGAACCTTACCAGGCCTTGACATCCAATGAACTTTCCAGAGATGGATTGGTGCCTTCGGGAACATTGAGACAGGTGCTGCATGGCTGTCGTCAGCTCGTGTCGTGAGATGTTGGGTTAAGTCCCGTAACGAGCGCAACCCTTGTCCTTAGTTACCAGCACGTTAAGGTGGGCACTCTAAGGAGACTGCCGGTGACAAACCGGAGGAAGGTGGGGATGACGTCAAGTCATCATGGCCCTTACGGCCTGGGCTACACACGTGCTACAATGGTCGGTACAGAGGGTTGCCAAGCCGCGAGGTGGAGCTAATCCCAGAAAACCGATCGTAGTCCGGATCGCAGTCTGCAACTCGACTGCGTGAAGTCGGAATCGCTAGTAATCGCGAATCAGAATGTCGCGGTGAATACGTTCCCGGGCCTTGTACACACCGCCCGTCACACCATGGGAGTGGGTTGCACCAGAAGTAGCTAGTCTAACCTTCGGGAGGACGGTTACCACGGTGTGATTCATGACTGGGGTGAAGTCGTAACAAGGTAGCCGTAGGGGAACCTGCGGCTGGATCACCTCCTTAATCGACGACATCAGCTGCTCCATGAGCTCCCACACGAATTGCTTGATTCATTGAAGAAGACGATAAAGAAGCAGCCTGTATCAGGTTGTAGCTTGGTTGGTTAGAGCGCACCCCATGCTTTGCGGTAAAGAGCAGGGTGAGGTCGGCCTGAATAGCTCGAAATTGGGTCTGTAGCTCAGTTGGTTAGAGCGCACCCCTGATAAGGGTGAGGTCGGCAGTTCGAATCTGCCCAGACCCACCAATTTTGTTATGGGGCCATAGCTCAGCTGGGAGAGCGCCTGCCTTGCACGCAGGAGGTCAACGGTTCGATCCCGTTTGGCTCCACCACTACTGCTTCTGTTTGTTGAAAGCTTAGAAATGAGCATTCCAATGTGAATATTGATTTCTAGTCTTTGATTAGATCGTTCTTTAAAAATTTGGGTATGTGATAGAAAGATAGACTGGACGTTACTTTCACTGGTAACGGATCAGGCTAAGGTAAAATTTGTGAGTTCTCTTAATTGAGAAATTCGAATTTTCGGCGAATGTCGTCTTCACAGTATAACCAGATTGCTTGGGGTTATATGGTCAAGTGAAGAAGCGCATACGGTGGATGCCTTGGCAGTCAGAGGCGATGAAAGACGTGGTAGCCTGCGAAAAGCTTCGGGGAGTCGGCAAACAGACTTTGATCCGGAGATGTCTGAATGGGGGAACCCACCTAACATAAGTTAGGTATCTTAAGCTGAATACATAGGCTTAAGAAGCGAACCAGGGGAACTGAAACATCTAAGTACCCTGAGGAAAAGAAATCAACCGAGATTCCCTTAGTAGTGGCGAGCGAACGGGGACTAGCCCTTAAGTGGCTTTGAGATTAGCGGAACGCTCTGGAAAGTGCGGCCATAGTGGGTGATAGCCCTGTACGCGAAAATCTCTTAGTCATGAAATCGAGTAGGACGGAGCACGAGAAACTTTGTCTGAATATGGGGGGACCATCCTCCAAGGCTAAATACTACTGACTGACCGATAGTGAACTAGTACCGTGAGGGAAAGGCGAAAAGAACCCCGGAGAGGGGAGTGAAATAGATCCTGAAACCGTATGCGTACAAGCAGTGGGAGCCCACTTTGTTGGGTGACTGCGTACCTTTTGTATAATGGGTCAGCGACTTATTTTCAGTGGCGAGCTTAACCGAATAGGGGAGGCGTAGCGAAAGCGAGTCTTAATAGGGCGTCTAGTCGCTGGGAATAGACCCGAAACCGGGCGATCTATCCATGGGCAGGTTGAAGGTTGGGTAACACTAACTGGAGGACCGAACCGACTACCGTTGAAAAGTTAGCGGATGACCTGTGGATCGGAGTGAAAGGCTAATCAAGCTCGGAGATAGCTGGTTCTCCTCGAAAGCTATTTAGGTAGCGCCTCATGTATCACTGTAGGGGGTAGAGCACTGTTTCGGCTAGGGGGTCATCCCGACTTACCAAACCGATGCAAACTCCGAATACCTACAAGTGCCGAGCATGGGAGACACACGGCGGGTGCTAACGTCCGTCGTGAAAAGGGAAACAACCCAGACCGTCAGCTAAGGTCCCAAAGTTATGGTTAAGTGGGAAACGATGTGGGAAGGCTTAGACAGCTAGGAGGTTGGCTTAGAAGCAGCCACCCTTTAAAGAAAGCGTAATAGCTCACTAGTCGAGTCGGCCTGCGCGGAAGATGTAACGGGGCTCAAACCATACACCGAAGCTACGGGTATCACTTAGGTGATGCGGTAGAGGAGCGTTCTGTAAGCCTGTGAAGGTGAGTTGAGAAGCTTGCTGGAGGTATCAGAAGTGCGAATGCTGACATGAGTAACGACAATGGGTGTGAAAAACACCCACGCCGAAAGACCAAGGTTTCCTGCGCAACGTTAATCGACGCAGGGTTAGTCGGTCCCTAAGGCGAGGCTGAAAAGCGTAGTCGATGGAAAACAGGTTAATATTCCTGTACTTCTGGTTATTGCGATGGAGGGACGGAGAAGGCTAGGCCAGCTTGGCGTTGGTTGTCCAAGTTTAAGGTGGTAGGCTGGAATCTTAGGTAAATCCGGGATTCTAAGGCCGAGAGCTGATGACGAGTGTTCTTTTAGAACACGAAGTGGTTGATGCCATGCTTCCAAGAAAAGCTTCTAAGCTTCAGGTAACCAGGAACCGTACCCCAAACCGACACAGGTGGTTGGGTAGAGAATACCAAGGCGCTTGAGAGAACTCGGGTGAAGGAACTAGGCAAAATGGCACCGTAACTTCGGGAGAAGGTGCGCCGGTGAGGGTGAAGCATTTACTGCGTAAGCCCATGCCGGTCGAAGATACCAGGCCGCTGCGACTGTTTATTAAAAACACAGCACTCTGCAAACACGAAAGTGGACGTATAGGGTGTGACGCCTGCCCGGTGCCGGAAGGTTAATTGATGGGGTTAGCTAACGCGAAGCTCTTGATCGAAGCCCCGGTAAACGGCGGCCGTAACTATAACGGTCCTAAGGTAGCGAAATTCCTTGTCGGGTAAGTTCCGACCTGCACGAATGGCGTAACGATGGCGGCGCTGTCTCCACCCGAGACTCAGTGAAATTGAAATCGCTGTGAAGATGCAGTGTATCCGCGGCTAGACGGAAAGACCCCGTGAACCTTTACTATAGCTTTGCACTGGACTTTGAATTTGCTTGTGTAGGATAGGTGGGAGGCTTTGAAGCGTGGACGCCAGTTCGCGTGGAGCCAACCTTGAAATACCACCCTGGCAACTTTGAGGTTCTAACTCAGGTCCGTTATCCGGATCGAGGACAGTGTATGGTGGGTAGTTTGACTGGGGCGGTCTCCTCCTAAAGAGTAACGGAGGAGTACGAAGGTGCGCTCAGACCGGTCGGAAATCGGTCGTAGAGTATAAAGGCAAAAGCGCGCTTGACTGCGAGACAGACACGTCGAGCAGGTACGAAAGTAGGTCTTAGTGATCCGGTGGTTCTGTATGGAAGGGCCATCGCTCAACGGATAAAAGGTACTCCGGGGATAACAGGCTGATACCGCCCAAGAGTTCATATCGACGGCGGTGTTTGGCACCTCGATGTCGGCTCATCACATCCTGGGGCTGAAGCCGGTCCCAAGGGTATGGCTGTTCGCCATTTAAAGTGGTACGCGAAGCTGGGTTTAGAACGTCGTGAGACAGTTCGGTCCCTATCTGCCGTGGACGTTTGAGATTTGAGAGGGGCTGCTCCTAGTACGAGAGGACCGGAGTGGACGAACCTCTGGTGTTCCGGTTGTCACGCCAGTGGCATTGCCGGGTAGCTATGTTCGGAATAGATAACCGCTGAAAGCATCTAAGCGGGAAACTAGCCTCAAGATGAGATCTCACTGGGACCTTGAGTCCCCTGAAGGGCCGTCGAAGACTACGACGTTGATAGGTTGGGTGTGTAAGCGCTGTGAGGCGTTGAGCTAACCAATACTAATTGCCCGTGAGGCTTGACCATATAACACCCAAGCAATTTGCTTGCTTCGAGCTGAAAGGCAAAAGAGCACCAGATTGCGGTGTGTGAAGACGAAACGAACCGAAAGTTCGAAGCTGCTCACAAAACACCGAGATCTATCACATACCCATTCGCTGGAGCGTAAACCCGCAAGGGCAAACGAGCCGGCTCCCGAATTTCTTGACGACCATAGAGCATTGGAACCACCTGATCCCATCCCGAACTCAGCAGTGAAACGATGCATCGCCGATGGTAGTGTGGGGTTTCCCCATGTGAGAGTAGGTCATCGTCAAGATTAAATTCCGAAACCCCTATCTGCGTATGCAGGTAGGGGTTTTGTTTTTGTCCGCAGGAAAGTACGCCCAGATAGCAGCACAAATTTGCACAGTTATTTTCGACTCAGAACACTAGAATAGGCCCATCTTTTTCGGAGCAAGAGCCTTTTATGCCAGATTCGGTTGACGCCCCCGGGCTGTCAGATTTACCGCTGGACGACTTGGTGGCGTGTCATGAGTGCGACCTGCTGATGCGCAAGCCCGAACTCGCCCATGGCGAGAAAGCCCTATGCCCGCGCTGCGGCTACGAACTCTATGCCCACCGGCACAATGTGGTTCAGCGCAGTCTCGCCTTGGTCATCGCCGCACTGTTGTTGTATATCCCGGCGAACTTTTTACCCATCATGCAGCTCAATCTACTCGGGCAATCGTCGCAAGACACTGTCTGGACCGGCGTTGTCGGCTTGTTCAATACCGGCATGCAAGGCGTCTCGGTCGTTGTATTTCTGTGCAGCATGGGGATTCCGCTGCTCAAGTTGCTCTGCCAGTTGCTCGTGCTCCTGAGCATTCGCTTCGATATCGGGCGCAGCTACGGTTTGTTGCTCTACCGCATTTACCACCACCTTCGGGACTGGGGGATGCTCGAGGTTTACCTCATGGGCGTGCTGGTAGCGATCGTCAAGCTGGCAGATATGGCAGCCATCACCGTCGGTCTTGGCCTGGCGTGCTTTATCAGTTTGTTGTTGGTTCAGGTGTGGTTGGAGGTTGTGATGTCGCCTCACCAGATCTGGCAGGCTTTGTCAGGAGAAGATGCCCATGCGGGCGATTGATGCAGGCATTCTGATTTGTATCGAATGCCACGAGTTGAACAAGCAGGAAGCTGATACCGACGAACAGGTCTGCACCCGTTGCGGTGCGCTGGTCCACGCCCGTCGTCCAAACAGCTTAATGCGTACCTGGGCGTTGCTGATCACCGCCGCGATTCTCTACATCCCGGCCAATGTGCTGCCGATCATGACCGTCAGCTCTCTGGGCAAGGGCGATCCCAGCACCATCATGTCCGGCGTGATCCAGCTGGTTCAGCACGGCATGATTCCCATCGCCGCCGTGGTTTTTATCGCCAGCATTCTGGTACCCACGTTCAAGTTGGTGGGCATCGCGTTGCTGCTGTTTTCGGTGCAACGGCGCCAGCCATTGTCGGCACGCCAACGGATTGTGATGTACCGCTTTATCGAGTTCATCGGCCGTTGGTCGATGCTGGATATCTTTGTGATCGCCATTCTGGTGGCGGTTGTTAATTTCGGACGGCTTGCCAGCGTCGAAGCCAATCTTGGCGCCATCGCCTTCGCCAGTGTGGTGATTTTGACGATGCTTGCCGCAGTTACTTTCGATCCCCGACTGATTTGGGATAACACGGAGTCGGACGACGACCATGACTGATTTGCCTACAGCAAAAACCCGACCGGCCTCGAACTGGTCAGCTATCTGGGTCCTGCCACTGATCGCCCTGATCATCGGCGGCTGGCTCGGCTGGCGTGCCTATAACGAAACCGGCATCGAGATTCAGGTGCGCTTCGAAAGCGGCGAGGGCATCCAGGCCAACAAGACCGAAGTGGTCTACAAAGGCATGTCGGTCGGTAAGGTGAAGACTCTCAAGCTCGATGACGAAGGCAGCTCGAAAGGCGTGATCGCCACCATCGAGATGAACAAGGACGTGGAGCAATACCTCAAGACCAGCACCCGTTTCTGGCTGGTCAAACCAAGCGTGAGCCTGGCCGGTATTACCGGTCTGGAAACCCTGGTGTCGGGCAACTATGTCGCCGTCAGCCCCGGTGAAGGCGAGCCAACACGCAAGTTCAAGGCCCTGGCCGAAGAGCCGCCGCTGTCGGACTCCAAGCCCGGTCTGCACCTGACCATCAAGGCTGATCGTCTCGGCTCGTTGAACCGTGGCAGCCCGGTGTTCTACAAGCAGATCAAGGTCGGCCAGGTCAAAAGCTATCTGCTCTCCGAAGACCAAAGCACTGTCGAGCTCAAAGTCTTTATCGAGCCCACCTATGCCAGCCTGGTGCGCAAACACACGCGCTTCTGGAACTCCAGCGGCATCAGCATCGACGCCAATCTGTCCGGGGTGAAAATCCGCAGCGAATCCCTGGCCAGCATCGTCGCTGGCGGCATCGCGTTCGCCACCCCGGAAAACCGCAAGGACAGCCCGCCCACCGATCCAAGCCTGCCGTTTCGTCTCTATGAAGACTTCGACGCAGCCGCTGCCGGTATTCGGGTCAAGGTCAAACTCAGTGACTTCGAAGGCCTGCAGGCTGGCCGCACGCCCGTGATGTACAAAGGCATTCAGGTCGGCAACCTGAAGGCGCTGAAGATCGATCCGGACCTGTCTGCCGCCACTGCCGAATTGACGCTGGACCCGCTGGCTGAGGATTACCTGGTCACCGGCACTCAGTTCTGGGTAGTAAAACCGTCGATTTCCCTGGCGGGCATCACCGGTCTGGAAGCCTTGGTCAAAGGTAACTACATCGCGATTCGTCCCGGTGACAAAGGCAGTGCGCCGCAGCGCGAGTTCGTGGCGCGCGCCAAGGCGCCGCCGCTGGACTTGCGCTCACCGGGGCTGCACATGGTGTTGTTCACAGACAACTTGGGCTCCCTGGAAGTCGGTAGCCCGATCCTCTACAAACAGGTCAAGGTCGGTTCGGTCCAGAGCTATCAGTTTTCCAAGACCAAGAAACAGCTGATCATTGGTGTTCACATCGAGAAGGAATACGAGGGGCTGGTCAACGCCTCGTCGCGATTCTGGAACGCCAGCGGCATCACCCTCAGCGGTGGTTTGACCGGCGGTATCCAGGTCAAGAGTGAATCGCTGCAAAGCCTGATGGCCGGCGGGATCGCCTTCGAAACACCGGAAGCCAAGGCACCGTTGCAGAAGAAGATCCCGCGTTTCCGTCTGTTCCCGAGCCATGACGAGGCGAACCAGAAAGGCGCGGTGGTCACCATCAAGGTTGATCGCGCTGACGGCTTGCGCACCGGCACGCCAATCCGCTTCAAAGGGCTGGATGTCGGCAAGATTGAGGACGTCGACCTCACGGATGACTTGCAGTCGGTGGTGCTGACCGCGCGGATTACCGAAGTGCCGGAACGCATTGCCCGGGTGGGCAGTCAGTTCTGGGTTGTCAAACCAGAGCTCGGTCTGATCAAGACCTCGAACCTCGAAACCCTGGTCACTGGTCAGTACATCGAAGTGCAACCGGCCACGAAAAACCTCGGCCCGCAGAAAAACTTCGTGGCCCTGGCCAATCCGCCGGAATCCGCCAAGGTTGAGGCCGGGTTGAGTCTGGTGTTGAGCGCCGCTCGCCGTGGTTCGCTGAAAACCGGTGTGCCGGTGACCTATCGTGAAATCACCGTCGGCAAGGTGACCGGTTACGAGTTGGGTCAAACCGCAGACCGTGTGTTGGTGCACATCCTGATCGAGCCGAAGTACGCGCCATTGGTGCGCAGTGGCACGCGCTTCTGGAATACCAGCGGTTTTGGCCTGGACTTCGGTTTGTTCAAAGGTGCGACAGTGCGGACCGAGTCGCTGGAGACTCTGATCCAGGGCGGTATCGCTTTTGCTACGCCGGACGGTGAACGCATGGGCACGCCGGCCCGGCCAGAGCAGACGTTCCCGTTGTTCGATAAGTTTGAAGATGAATGGCTGACTTGGGCGCCGAAGATTTCACTCGGCAAGTAGTCTGTAATTGATTGGGCGTCTGTGCTGACGCCTTCGCGAGCAAGCCCGCTCCCACAGTAGATTTGTGCATAAAGCAGAACCCATGTGGGAGCGGGCTTGCTCGCGAAGAGTCCCTAAAGAACACTAAACACCTTCAATAAAAAAGGCCGCCATCCAATGGATCGCGGCCTTTTTCATATCTAACGGTTCAATCTAAACCGCATCCAGCTCCGGTTCATCCGCTTCAGCATTCAGCGACGCTTTCACCTCATCATGCCGGCGGATGTACTTCCAGTCCGCCTCATCGATGTAGATCCCGTTCGGCCCGCTGCCACCTTCCAGATCGATCGCCACACTGGCGCAGACCTGCGGCTTCACACTCGCCAGAATTGGCACGAAGCCCAATTGCAGGCTGGTTTCCAGCAATGCAGCCTGGTTCTTCTCATCGATGTCCGCCGCCTCGTCGAGGTAGTACGGCAGGCGCACGCGACCGGCCTGGTCGCGGTCCATCAAGTGCAGCAACAAGTACATGTTGGTCAGCGCCTTGATGGTCATGGTGGTGCCGTTGGACGCGGCGCCGTCGATGTCGGTGTGGATCACCGGTTGGCCGTTGACCTTGGTGATTTCGAACGCCAGCTCGAACAAGTCCTTGAGGCCGAGCTGGTTGTGGTTCGCCGCCACCAGCCGCGCCAGGTATTCCTTGGCTTCTTCGTTCTTGTTGTCCTGATCGGCGCTTTGGCTCAGGTCGAATACGGAAAGGGTTTCGCCTTCTTCGTACTGACCGGCGCTGTGGATGATCTGGTCGATGTGCTTGAGCGCTTCCTTGTTCGGCGCGAGGACGATGCGAAAGCTCTGCAGGTTGGACACCTGACGCTTGTTGATCTCGCGGTTGAACAGCGCCAGTTGATGCTCGAGGCTGTCGTAGTCGCTGCGGATATTGCGCAGGGTCCGGGCGATGTCCGTCACGGCAGCACGACGTGCCTTGCCGAGCGTCAGCGCTTCGTCGGTGCGGTGCGCATACGCGTTGATCAGCAATTGCAGGCGACGCTCCATATCGTCTTCGCTGTCGAACTTGGCCACGCCTTTCAGACGAACCTGCGCATACAGCGCCTCGATCTGACCATCGCTGCGCTGCAAACCCTGCCAGCTGTCCTGATAGTCGTTGAGCAGCGGCAACAGGTTGTCCATCGAATCGTCGATCGGGTCCATGAACGGCGTGCCGAACGGCAAGTCTGCCGGCAACAACTGACGGCGGCGCAAAGCGTCGTCGAGGGTGCGTTGCTTGGCTTCCATGTCGCCGATCTGCCGGCCGACCAGTTGCAGCTTGGCCGACAGTTGCTGGACGCGTTCGGTGAAGGCGTCGCTGGAACGCTTCAACTCTTCCTGCGCCGCTTCCATCTGCGCCAATTGCTCAAGCTTGTCGTCTTCCTCGGCGCTCAAGGTTTGTGCGCGACGGAAATCTTCCAGGGCTTTCTGCGCATCCAGCACTTGCTGGTACAGCGCTTCAGTCTGGGTCTTGCTCGCTGCGCGGTCAGCGACCACGGCAGCCTGGGTTTTCAATTGCTTGAGCTCTTTCTCCAGACGCTCTTTCTGATCGCGCAATGCGGCGCGGTCAGCCAAGGCTTGCAGGGCCGGCGGCTCGATGTGCGAGATATCGATGGCCAGGCCCGGCACTTCGAAACGCTCGCCTTTGAAGCCATCAAGAATCAGTTCCAGGGATTTGACCCACTGGCCGTCCTCGTCCAGCGTAATCCCGTGCTCGCCCAGTGGCAGGCTAAACAGCGCACTGTTGAACAGACGCATCAGGCGCTCGACGTCCTGTTGCGAGAACTCTTCACGCAGACGGGCGTAGCTGTTGTTGTCGGCGTGATCGAGTTGCTGCTTCACCGACTTCAAGCGTTTTTCCAGGTCCCGCAGACGCTCGTCGAGGTCTTCGGCGCTGAACTGCCGCGACTGGGCCAGCGCACCGGCCAGTTCATCGTGGGCATCCTTGGCCGCCAGCAATTGCTGCTCAAGGACTTTGACGTCCGTGACCAACGCGAAGCGATGCTTGAGCACTGACAACTCGCCGAGCCAGCGCTGGATGCCGGTGATTTCCCGCTCCAGGCGCATC containing:
- the mksF gene encoding Mks condensin complex protein MksF, producing MSKERYGIRRFALLNTAGYSLGLFPLEEPLSVYGANNLGKSASINALQFPILARMSDMSFGKYSLEQSRRFYFASDTSYILVEVSLPHGPHVIGVVGRGPGGGFGHQFFAYAGKLDLAHYQKNDTCLRQKELFTNLEREGLKAYELKPDELRRLLVGGHTSIPLDLTLIPLRSTSEQSLKTFRALFINLLHMREITAAKLKQLFLDAFEHSLRSGSVDYIAACEEAFRDVRRMEQDYNSLVTAGPLVEALASGVTQRNILRGKLHRISPLLDSLLGTWSDYASARKEELTIQAEHYRSEQDTLQNDQRGGTQELMRLEREITGIQRWLGELSVLKHRFALVTDVKVLEQQLLAAKDAHDELAGALAQSRQFSAEDLDERLRDLEKRLKSVKQQLDHADNNSYARLREEFSQQDVERLMRLFNSALFSLPLGEHGITLDEDGQWVKSLELILDGFKGERFEVPGLAIDISHIEPPALQALADRAALRDQKERLEKELKQLKTQAAVVADRAASKTQTEALYQQVLDAQKALEDFRRAQTLSAEEDDKLEQLAQMEAAQEELKRSSDAFTERVQQLSAKLQLVGRQIGDMEAKQRTLDDALRRRQLLPADLPFGTPFMDPIDDSMDNLLPLLNDYQDSWQGLQRSDGQIEALYAQVRLKGVAKFDSEDDMERRLQLLINAYAHRTDEALTLGKARRAAVTDIARTLRNIRSDYDSLEHQLALFNREINKRQVSNLQSFRIVLAPNKEALKHIDQIIHSAGQYEEGETLSVFDLSQSADQDNKNEEAKEYLARLVAANHNQLGLKDLFELAFEITKVNGQPVIHTDIDGAASNGTTMTIKALTNMYLLLHLMDRDQAGRVRLPYYLDEAADIDEKNQAALLETSLQLGFVPILASVKPQVCASVAIDLEGGSGPNGIYIDEADWKYIRRHDEVKASLNAEADEPELDAV
- a CDS encoding intermembrane transport protein PqiB, producing the protein MTDLPTAKTRPASNWSAIWVLPLIALIIGGWLGWRAYNETGIEIQVRFESGEGIQANKTEVVYKGMSVGKVKTLKLDDEGSSKGVIATIEMNKDVEQYLKTSTRFWLVKPSVSLAGITGLETLVSGNYVAVSPGEGEPTRKFKALAEEPPLSDSKPGLHLTIKADRLGSLNRGSPVFYKQIKVGQVKSYLLSEDQSTVELKVFIEPTYASLVRKHTRFWNSSGISIDANLSGVKIRSESLASIVAGGIAFATPENRKDSPPTDPSLPFRLYEDFDAAAAGIRVKVKLSDFEGLQAGRTPVMYKGIQVGNLKALKIDPDLSAATAELTLDPLAEDYLVTGTQFWVVKPSISLAGITGLEALVKGNYIAIRPGDKGSAPQREFVARAKAPPLDLRSPGLHMVLFTDNLGSLEVGSPILYKQVKVGSVQSYQFSKTKKQLIIGVHIEKEYEGLVNASSRFWNASGITLSGGLTGGIQVKSESLQSLMAGGIAFETPEAKAPLQKKIPRFRLFPSHDEANQKGAVVTIKVDRADGLRTGTPIRFKGLDVGKIEDVDLTDDLQSVVLTARITEVPERIARVGSQFWVVKPELGLIKTSNLETLVTGQYIEVQPATKNLGPQKNFVALANPPESAKVEAGLSLVLSAARRGSLKTGVPVTYREITVGKVTGYELGQTADRVLVHILIEPKYAPLVRSGTRFWNTSGFGLDFGLFKGATVRTESLETLIQGGIAFATPDGERMGTPARPEQTFPLFDKFEDEWLTWAPKISLGK
- a CDS encoding paraquat-inducible protein A, which codes for MRAIDAGILICIECHELNKQEADTDEQVCTRCGALVHARRPNSLMRTWALLITAAILYIPANVLPIMTVSSLGKGDPSTIMSGVIQLVQHGMIPIAAVVFIASILVPTFKLVGIALLLFSVQRRQPLSARQRIVMYRFIEFIGRWSMLDIFVIAILVAVVNFGRLASVEANLGAIAFASVVILTMLAAVTFDPRLIWDNTESDDDHD
- a CDS encoding paraquat-inducible protein A; the encoded protein is MPDSVDAPGLSDLPLDDLVACHECDLLMRKPELAHGEKALCPRCGYELYAHRHNVVQRSLALVIAALLLYIPANFLPIMQLNLLGQSSQDTVWTGVVGLFNTGMQGVSVVVFLCSMGIPLLKLLCQLLVLLSIRFDIGRSYGLLLYRIYHHLRDWGMLEVYLMGVLVAIVKLADMAAITVGLGLACFISLLLVQVWLEVVMSPHQIWQALSGEDAHAGD